ACCCAGAAGCCGCGACCGTGCGTGGCGACGATGAGGTCGTTTTCGTAGACCTCGAAATCGCGCACCGATGTCGTCGGCAGGTTGAGCTGCAGCGGCAGCCACGAGTCGCCATCGTCGAACGACACGTAGGCGCCGCGTTCGGTCCCGGCGAACAACAGGCCGCGGCGCTTCGGATCCTCCTTGACGACGTGCACGTACACACCGGCCGGCAACCCCTTCGTGATACGCTGCCACGTCTTGCCGAGGTCGCGCGTACGGTAGATGTACGGTTCGAAATCCTGAAGTTGATGGCGATCGACGCTCGCGTAGGCGGTGTTGAAGTCGAAGTGCGAGGCGTCAATCATCGTCACCCGGCTCCACGGCGTGAGCGCCGGCGGCGTCACATTCTGCCAATGGCCGCCGATGTCCATGGTCACCTGGATGTTCCCATCGTCGGTCCCGACCCAGACCATCGGCACCAGAATCGGAGACGGCGCGATCGTGTACACCACTCCGCGCTGTCCGTTAGTCCCGGTGTCGGCGGCGGCGGCGGCATCCAATCCCGACGGCACACCAGGCTGCGCACGCGTCAGGTCCGGACTCACGCGCGTCCAGGTCTGCGCGCAGTCGGTGGACAGGAACACGTACTGATTGCCGTAATAGAGCGACCGCGGATCGGCGCGTGACACGACGAGTGGCTGCGTCCAGTCCGCACGCGCGGTCTCGCCTTTCGGCACGTCCGGCGCGCTCGTGCCGGCTATCGGCACGTTGAGTGCGAGATCGAAGCGCTGGCCCGTCCCGCCGAACACGATGCCGGGATGGAGCGGATCGCCGGCCGTATAGCCGCTCTCGCCGCCGGCGCCAATCGGCTCCCAATCGCGCATCGAGATCTCGCCGAACTTTCCACGCGAGCGCACCGCGACCGCGCCGCTGTCCTGTTGGGCGCCGGTCACCCAGTACGGGAAGCGGAAATCGACGGAGACATGATAGATCTGCGCCGTCGGTTGGTTGAGCCACGAGCTCCACGACACGTCGCGGGGATCTTCACTCTTCGCATTGCGCGTGATGACTGTGCCTTGGTCGCTGGCGACGATCAACGTGTTCGGATCATCGGGCGAGACCCATGGCTGATGGTAGTCGTCGCCGCCCGGTGAACCGCGCACGGGCACCCACGTGTGGCCGCCATCCATCGAGCGGGAGACCGACACGTTGCTGACGTAGACGACATCCGCGTTCTTCGGGTCGACGGCGACGTGCTCGAAGTACCAGCCGCGTCCCCACAGAGCGGAATCGTTGGACAGGCGCGTCCACGACGCACCCGCATCGTCGGAGCGGAAGAAGCCGCCTAACCCGGGAATGCCGACGCCGAACCGGCGCGCGGCGACGGCCGCCTGCGACGTGTCGACGGGAATGCTGGGATCCTGGACGAGGTCATCGATCACCGCATAGAGACGCTGCGGATTGCTCGGGCACACGGCGATGCCGCTCTTGCCGATGCCTTCTTTCGGCAATCCGTTGGTCAATTCGGTCCACGAGTCGCCGCCGTCGGTCGATTTGTAAATGCCGCCGCCGGGACCATTCGTGGGTGCGTACACGAACCACGGTGGACGGCGCGTGTTCCAAAGTCCGGCGTAAATGACTTTCGGGTTGGTCGGATCGATCACGACCTCGATCGCGCCGACGTTTTCGTTCTTGAACAACACTTTCTTCCAACTGTGTCCGCCGTCGGTCGAGCGATAGATGCCGCGCTCGGCGCTGGGTCCGTAGAAATTTCCGATTGCGGCAACGAACACGGTGTTCGGGTCGGTCGGATGCACGGCGACCTTGCCGATGTGCTGCGTCGCGTCGAGGCCGAGGTGCGTCCATGTCTTGCCGGCATCGGTTGACTTGTACACGCCGTTGCCGAAGCCCGTCGAGTCGCGCAGCGTGCACTCGCCGCTGCCGACGTACACGGTGTCGGGCTGGGAGGGCGCCACGGCAACCGCACCGATCGACGCGACGGGATTGGCATCGAACACGGCCTCCCAGACGCGGCCGGCATCGATGGTTTTCCAGAGACCGCCATTGACCGAACCCGAATAGAATTCGTTAGGCCGGCCCGGCACGCCCGTCACGGCGTCGGTGCGTCCGCCGCGAAAGGGGCCGAGCAGTCGCCACTGCAATCCGGAAAAGAGCGGTGAGAGATCGGCGGCCGGCGCCGCGAGCGCGGACGGCGCATCGGCGAGCGCGTGCGGTGGACGTCGCACGACATCGCGAACCATCGAAGGGGCGCGGGAAAACAACGTGAGCGCGCCACCGTAGAGTCCGGCGCGCACGAGGAAGTCGCGCCGGGTCACATCGACGACGGGGCGGTCAGATTCGGGGTCCGGAAGTTTGTCGTGTTTCTCCACAGTCGGTCTCTCGCGGTGCGGGGATGCGCGCGAGCATCGAGTCGTGTTGGTCGCACGCGTCGCGCTGTCAAATAGGACGCGGTACAGCGCGTGTCAAGCGAGGCGAATGGATGCGACTCAGCGGCGGGCGGCCGCGTAGGCAATGGGGTCGCGAGCGCCGGCGGCCGCGAAGCCGCGCAGGCGGAGGAGGCACGCGTCGCAGCGGCCACAAGCTTCCCCGGTGGGCAGCGGGTCGTAGCAGCTGCACGTCCCGGCATAGTCCACGCCTAACGAAAGCCCGAGGGCGATGATCTCGGATTTCGCGAGATGGAGCAGCGGCGCGTGGATGCGAAACCGGCTCGCGCCATCGACGCCTGCTTTCGTCGCCAGATTGGCAAGGCGCTCGAACGCCTCGATGAATGCCGGTCGGCAGTCCGGGTAGCCTGAATAGTCCAGCGCGTTGACGCCGATGAAGATGTCGGCGGCATCGAGCGTCTCGGCGAACGCCAGGGCGAGCGCGAGAAAGATGGTATTGCGCGCCGGCACGTAGGTGATCGGAATGCCGCTGCCGATCTTCTGCTCGTCGCGATCTTTGGGCACGGGGATGTCGGCGGTGAGCGCGGATCCGCCGAATGCGCGCAGGTCGAGCGAAATGATCTCGTGGCGCGCGACGCGCATCCGGTGGGCGATGCGCGACGCCGCATCGAGCTCGGCGGCGTGGCGCTGACCATAGCGCACGGTGAGCGCGGCAACGTCGAATCCATCGCGCTGCGCAACGGCGAGCACGGTGGTCGAGTCGAGTCCGCCACTCAAGAGAACGACAGCGCGCGGCCGTGAGGTTTCGCTCATGCCGTAGAAGGTACGCGTCGATCGCGGAGATGGAGAGAGCCGGGTTTCTTGAGACGCGGTCCGGCCGCGCGTATGTTGCGACATGACCGACCTTCGACACGCCGAGTCTGCGCCGGCGCGTTGGCCCGTGTTGCCGCTGGACTCATGGGCGGACACGCTCGCCACGCTGCACATGTGGACGCAAATCGTCGGCAAGACGC
The Gemmatimonadaceae bacterium genome window above contains:
- the queC gene encoding 7-cyano-7-deazaguanine synthase QueC; translated protein: MSETSRPRAVVLLSGGLDSTTVLAVAQRDGFDVAALTVRYGQRHAAELDAASRIAHRMRVARHEIISLDLRAFGGSALTADIPVPKDRDEQKIGSGIPITYVPARNTIFLALALAFAETLDAADIFIGVNALDYSGYPDCRPAFIEAFERLANLATKAGVDGASRFRIHAPLLHLAKSEIIALGLSLGVDYAGTCSCYDPLPTGEACGRCDACLLRLRGFAAAGARDPIAYAAARR
- a CDS encoding glycosyl hydrolase, with amino-acid sequence MEKHDKLPDPESDRPVVDVTRRDFLVRAGLYGGALTLFSRAPSMVRDVVRRPPHALADAPSALAAPAADLSPLFSGLQWRLLGPFRGGRTDAVTGVPGRPNEFYSGSVNGGLWKTIDAGRVWEAVFDANPVASIGAVAVAPSQPDTVYVGSGECTLRDSTGFGNGVYKSTDAGKTWTHLGLDATQHIGKVAVHPTDPNTVFVAAIGNFYGPSAERGIYRSTDGGHSWKKVLFKNENVGAIEVVIDPTNPKVIYAGLWNTRRPPWFVYAPTNGPGGGIYKSTDGGDSWTELTNGLPKEGIGKSGIAVCPSNPQRLYAVIDDLVQDPSIPVDTSQAAVAARRFGVGIPGLGGFFRSDDAGASWTRLSNDSALWGRGWYFEHVAVDPKNADVVYVSNVSVSRSMDGGHTWVPVRGSPGGDDYHQPWVSPDDPNTLIVASDQGTVITRNAKSEDPRDVSWSSWLNQPTAQIYHVSVDFRFPYWVTGAQQDSGAVAVRSRGKFGEISMRDWEPIGAGGESGYTAGDPLHPGIVFGGTGQRFDLALNVPIAGTSAPDVPKGETARADWTQPLVVSRADPRSLYYGNQYVFLSTDCAQTWTRVSPDLTRAQPGVPSGLDAAAAADTGTNGQRGVVYTIAPSPILVPMVWVGTDDGNIQVTMDIGGHWQNVTPPALTPWSRVTMIDASHFDFNTAYASVDRHQLQDFEPYIYRTRDLGKTWQRITKGLPAGVYVHVVKEDPKRRGLLFAGTERGAYVSFDDGDSWLPLQLNLPTTSVRDFEVYENDLIVATHGRGFWVIDDIAPLRQLDAAQLATGAVLFKPSDAIYYNQGGDDGTPLQKDEPQAENPPNGAAIDYYLKSAASGAVTLEILDAGGRVVHTFSSGAPAEAEGAGGAARRRPGIPNTTALWRPAPVPFATSAGMHRVVWIPVKEMPRGGAGGGGGFGRRRIPLLGAFTARLTVDGKSYTQPFTVKPDPRGLPGAEDEDDGNDNV